One part of the Streptomyces ferrugineus genome encodes these proteins:
- a CDS encoding nucleotide sugar dehydrogenase — MQVEQTGPLGEAERPDHVDLAVIGLGYVGLPLAREAASIRLKVLGLDRDPRVVEGLNTGHSHVDDVSDEDVRRMLAAGFAASTDDACLARAQAVVICVPTPLGKDGGPDLGAVTSAARTVARRLRPGQLVVLESTTYPGTTEEVVRPLLEESGLRAGVDFALAFSPERIDPGNTAHGLRTTPKVVGGCTPSCAARAVAFYGKLVDTVVQAKGTREAEMAKLLENTYRHVNIALVNELAVISHELHVDLWDAIRCAGTKPFGFQAFRPSPGVGGHCIPIDPNYLSYKVRSSLGYEFRFVELAQEINRRMPEYVVRRVQDLLNTAGRPLHGSRVLLLGVTYKPDVADQRESPAVPVARLLRERDAEVSFHDPYVRLWSVDGVSVPRVPDVMAAVREHELTILLQDHSAYDLPALGDAARLLFDTRGRILRPGVEVL; from the coding sequence ATGCAGGTCGAACAGACCGGACCACTCGGGGAAGCAGAACGGCCCGACCACGTGGATCTCGCGGTGATCGGGCTCGGTTACGTCGGACTGCCGCTCGCGCGTGAGGCGGCGTCGATCCGGCTGAAGGTGCTGGGCCTCGACCGCGACCCGCGGGTCGTGGAAGGGCTCAACACCGGGCACTCCCATGTCGACGACGTCTCCGACGAGGACGTCCGCCGGATGCTGGCGGCCGGGTTCGCGGCGTCCACGGACGACGCCTGTCTGGCCCGTGCGCAGGCGGTCGTCATCTGTGTGCCGACCCCGCTCGGCAAGGACGGCGGGCCCGACCTGGGCGCGGTCACCTCGGCCGCGCGGACCGTGGCGCGCCGGCTGCGGCCCGGACAGCTCGTCGTGCTGGAGTCGACCACCTATCCGGGGACGACCGAGGAGGTCGTACGGCCGCTCCTGGAGGAGTCGGGGCTGCGGGCCGGCGTGGACTTCGCGCTGGCGTTCTCGCCCGAGCGCATCGACCCCGGCAATACCGCACACGGCCTGCGCACCACGCCGAAGGTGGTCGGCGGCTGCACCCCGTCCTGTGCGGCGCGGGCGGTCGCCTTCTACGGCAAGCTCGTCGACACCGTCGTCCAGGCGAAGGGCACGCGCGAGGCCGAGATGGCCAAGCTGCTGGAGAACACCTACCGGCATGTGAACATCGCCCTGGTCAACGAACTCGCCGTGATCAGCCACGAGTTGCATGTCGACCTGTGGGACGCCATCCGCTGCGCCGGCACGAAGCCCTTCGGGTTCCAGGCCTTCCGGCCCAGCCCCGGAGTCGGCGGGCACTGCATACCCATCGACCCCAACTACCTGTCGTACAAGGTGCGTTCGTCGCTCGGCTACGAGTTCCGGTTCGTGGAGCTGGCCCAGGAGATCAACCGGCGGATGCCGGAGTACGTGGTGCGCCGCGTCCAGGACCTGCTGAACACCGCGGGCCGGCCGCTGCACGGCTCCCGGGTGCTGCTGCTCGGGGTCACCTACAAGCCGGACGTGGCGGACCAGCGCGAGTCGCCGGCGGTGCCGGTGGCGCGGCTGCTGCGGGAGCGGGACGCCGAGGTCTCCTTCCACGATCCGTATGTGCGGCTGTGGTCGGTGGACGGGGTGAGCGTCCCGCGTGTCCCCGACGTCATGGCGGCGGTGCGCGAGCACGAGCTGACCATCCTGCTGCAGGACCACTCGGCCTACGACCTGCCGGCCCTCGGCGACGCGGCCCGGCTGCTGTTCGACACCCGGGGGCGGATCCTCCGGCCCGGGGTCGAGGTGCTGTGA
- a CDS encoding MFS transporter gives MKARLTLASSVVGAVVVALDGTVLTVAQPALRRDLGASVAQVQWTSTGYLIAVASLLVFAGRLGDRYGHHRLFGIGMVGFGAASAGIALAPGVGWVIGLRVAQGVFGALSQPATLGMLRAAYPAERLRTPIAVRTAAIGVAAAVGPVLGGALVAGPGWRIVFLLNVVPALALGGLALAVRPPRPASPVRLDLPGALLLAVTLACLVHALVALPGWVWTAATALVTGAALARHERRTASPLLSPDVIGSTAVGSALGMLVAASAALSGTLFAGTFLLQGALGLDPFRSALVSLPLAGLMVLAAATCAVPLRRFGARRTAIAATAILALGILVLSRASATALLCTAFALVGAGFGTVMVTATHVVVREAAVESAGVAGGLQQTAMNLGPVLGVAAAAALMGSDGDAGPPLGVLAALALAGAVPGRALPGRPAAPMDDHGGSKDRTRVPAQR, from the coding sequence GTGAAGGCGCGCCTCACCCTTGCGAGCAGCGTCGTCGGAGCCGTGGTCGTCGCCCTCGACGGCACCGTCCTGACCGTCGCCCAGCCCGCCCTGCGACGCGACCTCGGCGCCTCCGTCGCGCAGGTCCAGTGGACCAGCACCGGCTATCTCATCGCGGTGGCGAGCCTGTTGGTGTTCGCGGGACGGCTCGGCGACCGGTACGGGCACCATCGGCTCTTCGGCATCGGCATGGTCGGCTTCGGAGCCGCGTCGGCGGGGATCGCCCTGGCGCCCGGTGTGGGATGGGTGATCGGGCTGCGGGTCGCGCAGGGCGTGTTCGGGGCGCTGTCGCAGCCGGCCACGCTCGGGATGTTGCGGGCCGCCTACCCGGCCGAGCGGCTGCGGACGCCGATTGCCGTCCGGACCGCGGCGATCGGGGTGGCGGCCGCTGTCGGGCCGGTGCTGGGCGGTGCGCTGGTGGCGGGGCCGGGCTGGCGGATCGTGTTCCTGCTGAACGTCGTGCCCGCCCTCGCCCTCGGCGGGCTCGCCCTCGCCGTACGACCCCCGCGACCGGCCTCCCCCGTCCGGCTCGACCTGCCCGGCGCCCTCCTTCTCGCGGTGACCCTGGCCTGTCTGGTCCACGCGCTCGTCGCCCTGCCGGGCTGGGTCTGGACCGCCGCGACCGCGCTGGTCACCGGTGCCGCCCTCGCCCGGCACGAGCGCCGTACCGCGAGCCCGCTGCTGTCGCCCGACGTCATCGGCTCCACAGCCGTCGGGTCCGCGCTCGGCATGCTGGTGGCCGCGTCGGCGGCGCTGTCCGGCACTCTGTTCGCCGGTACGTTCCTGCTGCAGGGCGCCCTCGGTCTGGACCCGTTCCGCAGCGCCCTGGTCAGCCTGCCGCTGGCCGGCCTGATGGTGCTCGCGGCCGCCACGTGCGCGGTGCCGCTGCGCCGGTTCGGCGCCCGGCGCACGGCCATCGCCGCGACGGCGATCCTCGCGCTCGGGATCCTCGTCCTGTCCCGCGCCTCGGCCACTGCCCTGCTCTGCACGGCGTTCGCCCTGGTGGGGGCCGGGTTCGGCACGGTGATGGTGACGGCGACCCATGTCGTCGTACGCGAGGCGGCCGTCGAGTCGGCCGGGGTCGCGGGCGGGCTTCAGCAGACCGCGATGAACCTCGGGCCGGTGCTGGGCGTGGCCGCCGCGGCCGCGCTCATGGGCTCCGACGGTGACGCCGGGCCGCCGCTGGGTGTCCTCGCCGCGCTCGCCCTGGCCGGGGCGGTGCCGGGCCGTGCGCTGCCGGGGCGGCCCGCCGCACCGATGGACGATCATGGCGGTTCAAAGGACCGTACCCGTGTTCCTGCGCAACGATGA
- a CDS encoding IS481 family transposase: MAHANARLTFHGRCLLVRRVVFDRRPVAHVAKELGVSRQCAHRWVNRYRVEGWPGLHDRSSRPRTCPTRTPAEVEERVLQARRRLRRGPEQISEATGVPARTVTRILRRHHMPPLAACDPLTGQVIRAVRKSAARYEYNQPGGLVHVDVKKLGKIPDGGGWRAHGRSEDVRGRGIGYDYVHAAVDDHSRLAYAEILADEKGVTCAAFLTRAAAFFAGHGIARIERVMTDNARNYRTSGSFRDACQTLGAQQKFTRPHCPWTNGKVERFNRTLQAEWAYHQVFASNTERADALAPWLQFYNTGRRHTALGGQPPISRLSPKS, translated from the coding sequence GTGGCCCACGCTAATGCCCGGCTGACCTTTCACGGCAGATGCCTGCTGGTGCGTCGCGTTGTCTTCGACCGGCGCCCGGTCGCGCACGTCGCCAAGGAACTGGGAGTCTCCCGGCAGTGTGCTCACCGCTGGGTCAATCGCTATCGGGTCGAGGGCTGGCCGGGGCTGCACGATCGCTCCAGCCGCCCCCGCACCTGCCCCACACGCACGCCGGCCGAGGTCGAGGAGCGTGTTCTTCAGGCCCGCCGACGCCTGCGCCGGGGACCCGAGCAGATCAGCGAGGCCACCGGGGTTCCGGCCCGGACCGTGACCCGGATCCTGCGCCGCCACCACATGCCGCCCCTGGCAGCCTGCGACCCGCTCACCGGGCAGGTCATCCGGGCGGTGCGCAAAAGCGCCGCACGCTACGAGTACAACCAGCCAGGCGGCCTGGTCCACGTGGACGTGAAGAAGCTCGGCAAAATCCCCGACGGCGGCGGCTGGCGCGCCCACGGCCGCAGCGAGGACGTCCGCGGCCGCGGCATCGGCTACGACTACGTGCACGCCGCCGTGGACGACCACTCCCGCCTGGCCTACGCCGAAATCCTGGCCGACGAGAAAGGCGTCACCTGCGCCGCGTTCCTCACCCGCGCGGCCGCGTTCTTCGCCGGCCACGGCATCGCCCGCATCGAGCGCGTGATGACCGACAACGCCCGCAACTACCGCACCTCCGGCTCCTTCCGCGACGCCTGCCAAACCCTGGGCGCACAGCAGAAGTTCACCCGGCCCCACTGCCCATGGACCAACGGCAAGGTCGAACGCTTCAACCGCACCCTGCAGGCCGAATGGGCCTACCACCAGGTCTTTGCCAGCAACACCGAACGCGCCGACGCACTCGCACCCTGGCTGCAGTTCTACAACACTGGCCGCCGACACACCGCGCTCGGCGGCCAGCCACCAATCAGCCGACTGTCACCAAAGTCATGA
- a CDS encoding PPOX class F420-dependent oxidoreductase: MTQDTTQNALLALLSEGHGGVLVTLKRDGRPQLSNVSHTYYPDERIIRVSITDDRAKTRNLRRDPRASYHVTTRDRWAYAVAEGTADLSPVARDPYDATVEELVRLYRDVVGEHPDWEDYRAAMVRDGRLVLRLRVERVYGVPKDANRG; encoded by the coding sequence ATGACTCAGGACACCACGCAGAACGCACTGCTCGCGCTGCTCTCCGAGGGCCACGGCGGGGTGCTGGTCACCCTGAAGCGCGACGGCCGGCCGCAGCTGTCGAACGTCAGCCACACCTACTACCCCGACGAGCGGATCATCCGCGTCTCGATCACCGACGACCGCGCCAAGACCCGCAACCTGCGCCGGGACCCCCGGGCGTCGTACCACGTCACGACCCGCGACCGATGGGCGTACGCGGTCGCCGAGGGCACGGCCGATCTGTCGCCGGTCGCGCGGGACCCGTACGACGCGACGGTCGAGGAACTCGTCCGGCTGTACCGGGACGTCGTGGGCGAGCACCCCGACTGGGAGGACTACCGGGCGGCGATGGTCAGGGACGGGCGGCTGGTGCTGCGGCTGCGGGTGGAGAGGGTGTACGGGGTGCCGAAGGACGCGAATCGGGGCTGA
- the wecB gene encoding non-hydrolyzing UDP-N-acetylglucosamine 2-epimerase, which produces MNGCVLHVVGTRPNFVKAAPVVAALGAAGCDQVLVHTGQHYDARMSDIFFRQLGLPRPDTDLGVGSGSHARQTADLLVALEGELAARAPALVTVYGDVNSTLAAALVAAKLGVPVAHVEAGLRSFDMAMPEEVNRRLVDQLAELLFATSPEAVGHLAREGVAAERIHLVGNPMIDTLLTHLEQFDAAGARAAHRLPERYGVVTLHRPANVDDPQSAAAAARVLADAARHLDLVVPLHPRGRAALSAAGLADTPGVHLLDPLGYVEFMSLVRGAAAVITDSGGVQEETTVLGVPCLTLRTTTERPVTVTHGTNRLVRHGELVPALRKLLDGGGAAPPEGPPLWDGRAGGRIARVITGWLERHG; this is translated from the coding sequence ATGAACGGCTGCGTACTCCACGTCGTCGGCACCCGGCCGAACTTCGTCAAGGCCGCACCGGTCGTCGCCGCCCTCGGCGCGGCAGGCTGCGACCAGGTGCTGGTCCACACCGGCCAGCACTACGACGCACGCATGTCGGACATCTTCTTCCGGCAACTCGGCCTGCCCCGACCCGACACCGACCTCGGCGTGGGCTCCGGCAGCCACGCCCGCCAGACCGCCGACCTCCTGGTCGCCCTGGAGGGCGAGCTCGCCGCCCGCGCCCCCGCCCTGGTCACGGTGTACGGCGACGTGAACTCGACGCTGGCCGCCGCGCTCGTCGCCGCCAAGCTCGGCGTCCCGGTCGCGCATGTCGAAGCGGGCCTGCGCAGCTTCGACATGGCGATGCCGGAGGAGGTCAACCGGCGTCTGGTCGACCAGTTGGCGGAGCTGCTGTTCGCCACGAGCCCCGAGGCCGTCGGCCATCTCGCCCGCGAGGGCGTCGCCGCCGAGCGGATCCACCTCGTCGGCAACCCGATGATCGACACCCTGCTCACCCATCTGGAGCAGTTCGACGCGGCCGGCGCCCGCGCCGCACACCGGCTGCCCGAGCGCTACGGCGTCGTCACCCTGCACCGGCCCGCCAACGTCGACGACCCCCAGTCCGCCGCGGCCGCCGCCCGCGTCCTGGCCGACGCCGCCCGCCACCTCGACCTCGTCGTACCGCTGCACCCGCGCGGCCGGGCGGCGCTGAGCGCGGCGGGCCTGGCGGACACGCCGGGCGTCCACCTCCTCGATCCGCTGGGCTACGTCGAGTTCATGAGCCTGGTGCGCGGTGCCGCCGCGGTGATCACCGACTCGGGCGGCGTCCAGGAGGAGACGACCGTTCTGGGCGTGCCGTGTCTGACCCTGCGCACCACGACCGAGCGCCCGGTCACGGTCACCCACGGCACCAACCGGCTGGTCCGGCACGGGGAACTGGTGCCCGCGCTGCGCAAGCTGCTGGACGGCGGGGGAGCGGCGCCCCCGGAGGGACCGCCCCTGTGGGACGGCCGGGCGGGCGGCCGGATCGCCCGCGTGATCACCGGGTGGCTGGAGCGCCATGGCTGA
- a CDS encoding glycosyltransferase, which produces MRILVVTVVHHPEDARILHREIAALRQHGHRVVYAAPFAAREVAPRPYVEGIDLPRAAGRDRRSALRAARALLAERGPQADVVLLHDPELLLALPGTLRRWRRDGHAPVTVWDVHEDTAAALVMKRWLPRPLRPPLRLAVRAAERLAERQLRLLLAEDAYQRRFRRPHPVVANLATVPPEPPEPPGDERVVYLGHLSRARGAPELIETARLLTPDFRVEVIGGADPDMRGPLTEADREGVLRWHGYLPNDRALALLSGSVAGLSLLRDQANYRHSRPTKAVEYMAHGVPVVTTPTPLAAELIERYGCGLVVPYEDPATAAQAVRHLRADRQLRRRAASRGWEAALSDLNWADRATEFVMCLESWAKEASASRTTAGRSTSPAGTAPAGSRPGPRS; this is translated from the coding sequence ATGCGGATACTCGTCGTCACCGTCGTCCACCACCCCGAGGACGCGCGGATCCTGCACCGGGAGATCGCCGCCCTGCGGCAGCACGGCCACCGGGTCGTGTACGCCGCTCCCTTCGCCGCTCGGGAAGTGGCGCCTCGACCGTACGTCGAGGGCATCGACCTGCCGCGGGCCGCCGGCCGGGACCGCCGGTCGGCGCTGCGCGCGGCCCGCGCCCTGCTGGCCGAGCGGGGACCCCAGGCCGACGTCGTCCTGCTGCACGACCCGGAGCTGCTGCTCGCCCTGCCCGGCACCCTGCGCCGCTGGCGGCGCGACGGGCACGCACCGGTCACCGTGTGGGACGTGCACGAGGACACCGCGGCGGCGCTGGTGATGAAGCGCTGGCTGCCCCGGCCGCTGCGGCCGCCGCTGCGGCTGGCCGTACGGGCGGCGGAGCGGCTGGCGGAGCGGCAGCTGCGGCTGCTCCTGGCCGAGGACGCCTACCAGCGGCGCTTCCGCCGCCCGCACCCCGTGGTCGCCAACCTCGCGACGGTGCCGCCGGAGCCGCCCGAGCCGCCGGGTGACGAGCGGGTCGTCTACCTCGGGCACCTGTCGCGGGCGCGGGGCGCGCCGGAGCTGATCGAGACGGCACGGCTGCTCACCCCGGACTTCCGGGTCGAGGTGATCGGCGGGGCGGACCCCGACATGCGGGGCCCGCTCACCGAGGCCGACCGGGAGGGCGTGCTGCGCTGGCACGGCTATCTGCCCAACGACCGCGCCCTCGCCCTGCTCTCCGGCAGCGTGGCCGGCCTCTCCCTCCTGCGCGACCAGGCCAACTACCGCCACTCACGGCCCACCAAGGCCGTGGAGTACATGGCACACGGTGTCCCCGTGGTGACCACGCCGACCCCGCTCGCGGCCGAGCTGATCGAACGCTACGGCTGCGGCCTGGTCGTCCCCTACGAGGATCCGGCCACCGCGGCCCAGGCCGTACGGCATCTGCGCGCCGACCGCCAGCTGCGCCGCCGCGCGGCCAGCCGCGGCTGGGAGGCGGCGCTCTCCGACCTCAACTGGGCCGATCGGGCGACGGAGTTCGTGATGTGCCTGGAGTCCTGGGCGAAGGAGGCGTCCGCGAGCCGGACTACGGCCGGGCGTTCGACCAGCCCCGCCGGCACAGCACCAGCCGGTAGCCGTCCGGGTCCGCGATCGTGA
- a CDS encoding glycosyltransferase family 4 protein: MPLALSLAASVAVGELRQDPRRAALLAVRLLPGGARRRLRPFERRVAGRARAAGPVATPSAARVPAPTGRPFRPVPDRVLHLVTNGLPFRHAGYTVRTQKLAEAQLAAGLDPHVVTRIGFPVTAGVLDARPTQYVGGVPQHRLLPPRLPYGQGPALARNAELAARLVERLRPAVLHAASDHGNGRVALALRETFGLPVVYEVRGFLEETWLTQAPGRGRDDETYRARRALETYCMREADLVLTLGEAMKAEIVGRGVPEERVLIAPNAVDDDFLAPPPDGAALRARLGIAADELVVGTVGSLTPLEGIGTLLHAGEELRRRGVPLRLLIVGDGPARPALERLAARLGLDDGTALFTGRVPHSQVREFHAVLDVFAVPRTDERVCHLVTPLKPVEAMASGVPVAASDVAALRELVEPEVSGRLIKAESPHSWADDLEILLYSRKRRAEWGAAARAMVARDRTWKRVAATTREAYRTLGSLDAG, translated from the coding sequence GTGCCGCTTGCCCTTAGTCTCGCCGCCTCGGTGGCCGTTGGCGAACTGCGTCAGGATCCGCGGCGGGCGGCGCTGCTCGCGGTGCGGCTGCTGCCGGGAGGCGCGCGGCGCCGGCTGCGGCCGTTCGAACGGCGGGTCGCCGGGCGTGCTCGTGCCGCGGGGCCGGTGGCGACACCGTCCGCCGCCCGGGTGCCCGCACCCACGGGCCGACCGTTCCGTCCCGTGCCCGATCGGGTGCTCCATCTGGTCACCAACGGGCTGCCGTTCCGGCACGCCGGTTACACCGTGCGCACGCAGAAGCTCGCCGAGGCCCAACTGGCGGCCGGGCTCGACCCGCATGTCGTGACGCGGATCGGGTTCCCGGTGACGGCGGGCGTGCTGGACGCCCGCCCCACGCAGTACGTGGGCGGGGTACCGCAGCACCGGCTGCTGCCGCCGCGACTGCCGTACGGGCAGGGCCCGGCGCTGGCGCGCAACGCCGAGCTGGCCGCACGGCTGGTGGAGCGGCTGCGGCCCGCCGTACTGCATGCCGCGTCCGACCACGGCAACGGGCGGGTGGCCCTCGCCCTGCGGGAGACATTCGGACTTCCGGTGGTCTACGAGGTGCGGGGCTTCCTGGAGGAGACGTGGCTGACGCAGGCGCCGGGCCGGGGCCGGGACGACGAGACGTACCGGGCGCGGCGCGCCCTGGAGACGTACTGCATGCGCGAGGCCGATCTGGTGCTGACGCTGGGCGAGGCGATGAAGGCCGAGATCGTGGGCCGGGGGGTGCCGGAGGAACGGGTGCTGATCGCGCCCAACGCCGTGGACGACGACTTCCTGGCCCCGCCGCCGGACGGAGCCGCGCTGCGTGCCCGGCTCGGCATCGCCGCGGACGAGCTCGTCGTGGGCACGGTCGGCAGTCTCACCCCGCTCGAGGGCATCGGCACATTGCTCCATGCGGGTGAAGAGCTACGGCGGCGTGGTGTGCCGCTGCGGTTGCTGATCGTCGGGGACGGGCCGGCGCGTCCGGCGCTCGAGCGACTGGCCGCCCGGCTCGGCCTCGACGACGGGACGGCACTGTTCACCGGTCGCGTGCCGCATTCCCAAGTCCGGGAATTCCACGCCGTGTTGGACGTGTTCGCGGTGCCGCGCACCGACGAGCGGGTCTGCCATCTGGTGACTCCGCTCAAGCCCGTCGAGGCGATGGCGAGCGGTGTTCCGGTGGCGGCCAGTGACGTCGCCGCGCTCCGGGAACTGGTCGAACCGGAGGTGAGCGGGAGGCTGATCAAGGCCGAATCACCACATTCCTGGGCTGATGACCTCGAAATACTCCTTTACAGTCGAAAACGGCGCGCTGAGTGGGGAGCAGCAGCCCGCGCGATGGTCGCGCGTGACCGCACCTGGAAGCGGGTCGCCGCCACAACCCGTGAGGCGTACCGCACCCTTGGCAGCCTTGATGCGGGGTGA
- a CDS encoding glycoside hydrolase family 31 protein, whose protein sequence is MRIFSRKLGRLLACALTVALLPSTAQGSPESDATTTVSESRGTVTLDTPGYSVSISGRTGGQLALTTRRSGRTVLATGPEALRFRTGDTWQHTTRLTDWSWRGGVLTLTADTTLAGARIEARLTPAPDRYRLDWDVTGAEATELGLTYDLSSAGHWYGHGETATTSDGPYTDQPWPLDAGRVEAEDFSAASYQMVDPFWFTASSAGLYVDTGDTMDVSLNAAGDGLGRFTVESGSTYRATVFVESTPRAVYRDYIGIVGKPRQSDATYEQYAKPLWNSWAQFYTKVDQEKILDYATDLHDNGLEGHTVQLDDKWESNYGNMTFDPKAYPDPRAMSDRIHDLGYDFGLWVTLWINLDSTNYRYAADRDYLLRDAADPTKPCTVTWWNGTAGIVDLANPEARAWYQGNLRKLMDTYRVDGLKFDTRFFDDHCAGRDGHTRTDYQRLGSELADAYDLQGAGIRVHWSRAAHESGFVTRQIDKGTGWNSLKASVTQNLALSTIGYPFVETDMIGGSLSQPAPTKEVLVRWAQSASYMPLMYASISPVDTIDPTTGQKVDYDEETVALYRESIARHERLAPYIWDQVQHTLETGDPIMRPLFFDFPQDEAGYTIDDEWMLGPAVLAAPNLTASASRDIHLPPGTWYDVSRGRTIKGPATLESYPTPLAVTPAFVNLRAKGADRALRALR, encoded by the coding sequence GTGCGCATCTTTTCCCGCAAGTTGGGCCGCCTGCTGGCCTGCGCCCTCACGGTGGCGCTGCTGCCGTCGACCGCCCAGGGCTCACCGGAGTCGGACGCGACGACAACGGTCTCCGAGTCGCGTGGCACGGTGACCCTCGACACCCCGGGCTACTCCGTCTCGATCTCCGGCCGCACCGGCGGCCAACTCGCCCTGACGACCCGGAGATCGGGCCGCACCGTGCTGGCCACCGGTCCCGAAGCCCTCCGCTTCCGCACCGGCGACACCTGGCAGCACACCACGCGGCTCACCGACTGGAGCTGGCGGGGCGGCGTGCTCACTCTGACGGCGGACACCACCCTCGCGGGCGCCCGGATCGAGGCCCGTCTGACCCCGGCCCCCGACCGCTACCGACTCGACTGGGACGTCACCGGCGCCGAGGCCACCGAGCTCGGCCTCACCTACGACCTCTCCTCCGCCGGCCACTGGTACGGCCACGGCGAGACCGCCACCACCTCCGACGGCCCGTACACCGACCAGCCCTGGCCGCTGGACGCGGGGCGGGTCGAGGCGGAGGACTTCAGCGCGGCGTCGTACCAGATGGTGGACCCCTTCTGGTTCACGGCGAGTTCGGCCGGCCTGTACGTCGACACCGGCGACACGATGGACGTGTCCCTCAACGCGGCCGGCGACGGGCTCGGCCGCTTCACGGTCGAGTCGGGGTCGACGTACCGGGCGACGGTGTTCGTGGAGTCGACCCCGCGCGCCGTGTACCGCGACTACATCGGCATCGTCGGCAAGCCGCGCCAGAGCGACGCGACCTACGAGCAGTACGCCAAGCCGCTGTGGAACTCCTGGGCGCAGTTCTACACGAAGGTCGATCAGGAGAAGATCCTGGACTACGCGACCGACCTGCACGACAACGGACTCGAGGGTCACACCGTCCAGCTCGACGACAAGTGGGAGTCGAACTACGGCAACATGACCTTCGACCCGAAGGCCTATCCCGACCCCAGGGCGATGTCCGACCGGATCCACGACCTCGGCTACGACTTCGGCCTCTGGGTCACCCTCTGGATCAACCTCGACTCGACGAACTACCGGTACGCGGCGGACCGCGACTACCTGCTCCGGGACGCCGCCGACCCCACCAAGCCCTGCACGGTCACCTGGTGGAACGGCACGGCCGGCATCGTCGACCTCGCCAACCCCGAGGCGAGGGCCTGGTACCAGGGCAACCTCCGGAAGCTGATGGACACCTACCGGGTCGACGGCCTGAAGTTCGACACCCGCTTCTTCGACGACCACTGCGCGGGCCGCGACGGCCACACCCGCACCGACTACCAGCGCCTGGGCTCCGAACTCGCCGACGCCTACGACCTCCAGGGCGCCGGCATCCGGGTGCACTGGAGCAGGGCAGCGCACGAGTCCGGCTTCGTCACCCGGCAGATCGACAAGGGGACCGGCTGGAACTCCCTGAAGGCGTCCGTCACCCAGAACCTCGCCCTGTCCACGATCGGCTACCCCTTCGTCGAGACGGACATGATCGGCGGCTCCCTCAGCCAGCCCGCCCCGACGAAGGAGGTCCTGGTGCGCTGGGCGCAGTCGGCGTCGTACATGCCGCTGATGTACGCCTCCATCTCCCCCGTGGACACGATCGACCCGACGACGGGCCAGAAGGTGGACTACGACGAGGAGACCGTGGCTCTGTACCGGGAGTCGATCGCCCGTCACGAGCGACTCGCGCCGTACATCTGGGACCAGGTCCAGCACACCCTGGAGACCGGCGACCCGATCATGCGCCCCCTGTTCTTCGACTTCCCGCAGGACGAGGCGGGTTACACGATCGACGACGAGTGGATGCTCGGCCCTGCGGTGCTCGCGGCGCCCAACCTCACCGCGTCCGCGTCGCGCGACATCCATCTGCCGCCCGGCACCTGGTACGACGTCAGCCGCGGCCGGACGATCAAGGGCCCGGCGACACTCGAGTCGTACCCGACCCCGCTCGCCGTCACTCCCGCGTTCGTGAACCTGCGCGCCAAGGGCGCCGACCGGGCGCTGCGGGCACTGCGCTAG
- a CDS encoding TetR/AcrR family transcriptional regulator: MHTSGEPDRGLRTRLVDVGVELVAREGVQALTLREIARRAGVSHGAPRRYFPTHLELLSAIARRGFDELGQRATAAVGDGAASPRAQLGVLARVYLEFARDNRGMYELMFRHDLLESGHLGLRDTSLPLFGRLVELAGRVRPDADARLLAGALWAGLHGIAQLWGWGSLQLATGTDDFAPLLRSVLEAHLGPEDG; encoded by the coding sequence ATGCACACATCCGGTGAACCCGACAGGGGACTGCGCACCCGGCTGGTCGACGTCGGCGTCGAGCTCGTGGCGCGGGAGGGCGTCCAGGCGCTCACCCTGCGGGAGATCGCCCGCCGGGCCGGCGTCTCGCACGGTGCCCCGCGCCGCTACTTCCCCACCCACCTGGAGCTGCTCTCGGCCATCGCGCGGCGCGGCTTCGACGAGCTGGGGCAGCGTGCGACGGCGGCGGTCGGCGACGGAGCGGCGAGCCCGCGGGCGCAGCTCGGCGTGCTGGCGCGGGTGTATCTGGAGTTCGCGCGGGACAACCGCGGGATGTACGAGCTGATGTTCCGTCACGATCTGCTGGAGAGCGGTCACTTGGGGCTCCGGGACACCAGCCTCCCGCTCTTCGGCCGGCTGGTGGAGCTGGCCGGCCGGGTGCGCCCCGACGCCGACGCCCGGCTCCTCGCCGGCGCGCTGTGGGCCGGACTGCACGGCATCGCCCAGCTGTGGGGCTGGGGCAGTCTCCAACTGGCCACGGGTACCGACGACTTCGCACCCCTGCTGCGGTCGGTCCTGGAGGCGCACCTCGGGCCGGAGGACGGGTGA